In Planktothrix serta PCC 8927, a single window of DNA contains:
- a CDS encoding NblA/ycf18 family protein — MSQPAQLSLEQQFNLTSFKLQVGQMSREQAQEFLINLYEHMMMRENMYQHFLKHHWGLEPTFVQE, encoded by the coding sequence ATGAGCCAACCTGCACAATTATCTCTTGAGCAACAATTTAACCTCACTTCCTTTAAGCTGCAAGTGGGTCAGATGAGTCGAGAGCAAGCTCAAGAATTTTTAATCAATCTCTATGAACACATGATGATGCGAGAAAATATGTACCAGCATTTTCTCAAACACCACTGGGGTTTAGAACCCACTTTTGTTCAGGAGTAA
- the rimK gene encoding 30S ribosomal protein S6--L-glutamate ligase, which yields MKIAILSQDSSLYSTRRLRKAGEQRGHEIQIIDYLRCHISITSPNPTVIYEGNDLEEFDAIIPRIGASKTFYGTVIVRQFELMGVFTLNESQGIARSRDKLYALQGLAKEGIRLPKTGFTTSIKDIDSLIKLVGGAPLIVKLLAGTQGMGVILADSYQSAKSIIEAFQGLNIDVLVQEFIHEADGSDLRCLVIGDKVVAAMKRLSNPGEFRANLHRGGKAENVKLTAEERNMAIKAAKVMGLKVAGVDLIRSHKGPLVLEVNSSPGLEGIETITGIDVSDKIIEFLEKNAMKGKVEKAEGKN from the coding sequence ATGAAAATTGCGATCTTATCCCAAGATAGTTCCCTATATTCTACCAGAAGACTGAGAAAAGCCGGGGAACAACGGGGTCATGAGATACAGATTATTGATTATTTAAGATGTCATATTTCGATTACTTCCCCGAATCCAACTGTTATTTATGAAGGGAATGATTTAGAAGAATTTGATGCAATTATTCCTAGAATAGGCGCGTCAAAAACATTTTATGGAACGGTAATTGTCCGTCAGTTTGAACTCATGGGAGTGTTTACCTTAAATGAATCCCAAGGGATTGCACGTTCCCGTGATAAATTATATGCTTTACAAGGGTTGGCGAAAGAAGGAATTCGTTTACCGAAAACCGGATTTACCACTTCTATTAAAGATATTGATAGTTTAATTAAACTTGTGGGGGGTGCTCCTTTAATTGTTAAACTATTAGCAGGAACTCAAGGCATGGGGGTAATTTTAGCTGATAGTTATCAATCTGCTAAATCGATTATTGAAGCTTTTCAAGGGTTAAATATTGATGTTTTAGTGCAAGAATTTATTCATGAAGCAGATGGTTCAGATTTGCGCTGTTTAGTGATTGGGGATAAAGTTGTGGCGGCGATGAAACGACTCAGCAACCCTGGAGAATTTCGCGCTAATTTACATCGAGGAGGGAAAGCTGAAAATGTTAAATTAACCGCAGAAGAACGTAATATGGCGATTAAAGCCGCAAAAGTGATGGGATTAAAAGTTGCAGGCGTTGATCTAATTCGTTCCCATAAGGGGCCGTTGGTTTTAGAGGTAAATTCATCCCCTGGATTAGAAGGAATTGAAACCATTACGGGTATTGATGTTTCGGATAAAATTATTGAATTTTTGGAGAAAAATGCCATGAAAGGAAAAGTAGAGAAAGCTGAGGGTAAAAATTAG
- a CDS encoding anhydro-N-acetylmuramic acid kinase — MMRVIGLISGTSVDGIDAALVEITGSQRDLKVEFLTGATYPYPSELRSQILQVCSGTPLSILELAALDDAIAQAFAEAALSLQQSSEPAELIGSHGQTVFHRPPIGDQLGYSLQLGRGEVIAHLTGLVTVSNFRRADIAAGGHGAPLVPILDACLLRHREYNRCIQNIGGIGNVTYLPKTDNQILGWDTGPGNTLLDLAVQYFSQGTQTYDQDGAWAAMGTPYMPLVETWLQQDFFQQPPPKSTGRELFGWEYWQRCLREMEPYNLSPADVLATLTELTATSIYQSYCQFLPQLPDQVLLCGGGSHNRYLQHRLQTLLTPIPVFSTSELGLNADFKEAITFAVLAKERLLGNPVNLSSVTGAASEVLLGEIHTVLTPNMIR; from the coding sequence ATGATGCGTGTGATCGGTTTGATCAGTGGAACTTCGGTGGATGGGATTGATGCGGCTCTGGTTGAGATTACAGGATCTCAAAGGGATTTGAAGGTGGAATTCTTGACGGGAGCAACTTACCCCTATCCTTCGGAGTTGCGATCGCAAATTTTGCAGGTGTGCAGTGGAACACCCCTTTCAATACTAGAATTGGCTGCATTGGATGATGCGATCGCCCAGGCTTTTGCCGAAGCCGCCTTAAGCTTACAACAGTCCTCTGAACCTGCTGAACTCATTGGCTCCCACGGTCAAACGGTGTTTCATCGTCCTCCCATCGGGGATCAACTGGGTTACAGTCTACAACTGGGACGAGGGGAAGTGATTGCCCATTTAACGGGTTTAGTAACGGTGAGTAACTTTCGGCGGGCGGATATTGCCGCCGGAGGTCACGGGGCCCCCCTGGTTCCGATTCTTGATGCTTGTCTGCTTCGCCATCGAGAATATAATCGCTGTATTCAAAATATTGGCGGAATTGGCAATGTCACCTATCTCCCTAAAACGGACAATCAGATCTTAGGTTGGGACACTGGGCCGGGAAATACCTTACTGGATTTAGCGGTACAATATTTTTCTCAAGGGACTCAAACCTATGACCAAGATGGGGCTTGGGCGGCGATGGGAACGCCCTATATGCCTTTAGTTGAAACCTGGTTACAGCAAGATTTTTTTCAACAACCGCCTCCAAAATCAACGGGACGAGAATTATTTGGCTGGGAATATTGGCAACGGTGTTTAAGGGAAATGGAACCCTATAATTTAAGTCCCGCCGATGTTTTAGCCACATTAACCGAATTAACAGCGACTTCGATTTATCAGAGTTATTGTCAATTTTTGCCGCAGTTACCCGATCAGGTTTTATTGTGTGGAGGGGGTAGTCATAACCGCTATTTACAACATCGGTTACAAACTTTATTGACTCCTATTCCTGTGTTTTCGACTTCCGAACTAGGCTTAAATGCTGATTTTAAAGAAGCAATCACCTTTGCTGTTTTAGCTAAGGAGCGATTATTAGGAAACCCGGTCAATTTATCCTCGGTAACGGGGGCAGCCTCTGAGGTTTTACTGGGAGAAATTCATACCGTCTTGACTCCGAACATGATACGATAA
- a CDS encoding NINE protein, with the protein MKNKIAAALLAFFFGGFGVHKFYLGENFGGILYLLFCWTFIPAILAFFDFLGLLLMSDQAFNAKFNPGVPYSALNGSRSAQDITVAMSQLKTLYDQGAITAEEYEEKRRKLLKEL; encoded by the coding sequence ATGAAAAATAAAATCGCAGCCGCATTACTGGCTTTCTTTTTCGGAGGTTTTGGAGTTCATAAGTTTTATTTAGGAGAAAATTTCGGCGGAATTCTTTATTTATTGTTTTGTTGGACATTTATTCCCGCGATTCTAGCTTTTTTTGATTTTCTCGGTTTACTGTTAATGTCGGATCAAGCCTTCAATGCTAAATTTAATCCTGGTGTTCCCTACTCTGCTTTAAATGGTAGCCGTTCGGCGCAGGATATAACAGTAGCAATGTCTCAACTAAAAACCCTCTATGATCAAGGTGCAATTACCGCCGAAGAATACGAAGAAAAACGCCGGAAATTATTAAAAGAACTGTAA
- a CDS encoding tellurite resistance TerB family protein, which produces MGLFDRVRLSKGSKNEVALGPAEAFAGIALIVIGSDGHIADSEVELLIPLLRRMHLFRSYPSEVLQRMFDKLVGILRRQGIDVLMQAAIQALPHDLYDTVFAVATDLILADGEVTEEEENLLSSLCEALEISDEIAQEIIRVMLIKNKG; this is translated from the coding sequence ATGGGCTTATTTGATCGAGTTCGTTTGTCTAAAGGATCTAAAAATGAAGTAGCTTTAGGCCCTGCTGAAGCCTTTGCAGGAATTGCACTCATTGTGATTGGATCAGATGGTCATATTGCTGATTCTGAAGTTGAATTATTAATCCCTTTATTACGACGAATGCACCTGTTCCGTAGCTATCCGTCTGAAGTCTTGCAAAGAATGTTTGATAAGTTAGTTGGCATTTTACGTCGTCAAGGTATTGACGTATTAATGCAAGCTGCAATTCAAGCTTTACCCCATGATTTGTATGATACTGTTTTTGCGGTTGCTACCGATTTAATCTTAGCTGATGGAGAAGTTACCGAAGAAGAAGAAAATTTGTTAAGCAGTTTGTGTGAAGCGTTAGAAATTTCTGATGAAATTGCACAAGAGATCATTCGAGTAATGCTGATTAAAAATAAAGGCTGA
- a CDS encoding DUF6825 family protein yields MSKPAVNSFFVGRALAEGLYEQLGNSLANFLSELGKFDAEQKENLRQFTQQVMERACQEAGTVVTDSPSSFNSPSFNGEPVDLQATIDELRAEVAELRSELQRYRNRTV; encoded by the coding sequence ATGAGTAAACCCGCCGTGAATTCGTTTTTTGTAGGTCGCGCCTTAGCGGAAGGACTGTACGAACAACTGGGAAACAGTCTGGCCAACTTCCTGAGTGAACTGGGGAAATTTGACGCCGAGCAGAAAGAAAATCTGCGACAATTTACCCAACAAGTGATGGAACGCGCCTGTCAAGAAGCCGGAACTGTTGTCACAGACAGTCCCTCCTCCTTTAACTCCCCATCCTTTAACGGTGAACCTGTAGATTTACAAGCCACCATTGACGAACTGAGGGCGGAAGTGGCGGAATTGCGCTCCGAACTCCAACGGTATCGTAATCGTACCGTGTAA
- a CDS encoding ABC1 kinase family protein, with translation MHPPSVTPPRKNYGGKAYRWNRKNYSRQRRFIDIWTFVLTWLTWLWIDSKKWSYRGGFTEEKKNARRRAQAIWVRETFLELGPTFIKVGQLFSTRADLFPIEYVEELSKLQDKVPAFSYEQAEEIILEDLGKTVQDLFQNFDPIPLAAASLGQVHRAQLHSGADVVVKVQRPGLNKLFEIDLGILRGIARYFQNHPRWGKGRDWVGIYDECCRILWLEIDYLNEGRNADTFRRNFRNCDWVKVPRVSWQYTAPRVLTLEYIPGIKISNYEALEASGLDRKELAQMGAKAYLQQLLNHGFFHADPHPGNIAVSPGGELIFYDFGMMGQITSNLREKLMETLFGITQKDGDRVMKSLIAVGALAPTGDMGPVRRSIQYMLDNFMDQPFENQSIASISDDLYEIAYDQPFRFPATFTFVMRAFSTLEGVGKGLDPEFNFMEVAQPFAIQLMSDGNLPNTANSIFNEISRQAVQVSSSALGLPGRIEDTLEKLEQGDIRMRVRLAETDRVLRRVSNVQMGTNYAVLISAFTLSATLLLISDQVGLALVVLFLALAMGIAFLRLLRRIDRLDRMM, from the coding sequence ATTCATCCGCCTTCAGTAACTCCCCCTCGCAAAAATTATGGGGGAAAAGCTTACCGTTGGAACCGCAAAAATTATTCCCGTCAACGACGTTTTATTGATATTTGGACGTTTGTATTGACGTGGTTAACTTGGTTGTGGATCGATAGTAAAAAATGGAGTTACCGGGGCGGTTTTACCGAAGAAAAAAAGAATGCTCGTCGTCGAGCGCAAGCGATTTGGGTAAGGGAAACCTTTTTAGAGTTAGGGCCAACATTTATTAAAGTTGGACAATTATTTTCCACCCGTGCCGATTTATTTCCCATAGAATATGTAGAAGAACTCTCCAAACTCCAAGATAAAGTTCCCGCTTTCAGTTATGAACAAGCCGAGGAAATTATCCTAGAAGATCTGGGTAAAACCGTTCAAGATTTATTCCAAAATTTTGATCCGATTCCCTTAGCGGCAGCAAGTCTGGGTCAAGTTCACAGAGCCCAACTGCATTCCGGTGCAGATGTGGTGGTTAAAGTTCAGCGCCCTGGACTGAACAAATTATTTGAAATTGATTTAGGCATTCTGCGAGGTATTGCCCGTTATTTCCAGAATCATCCTCGTTGGGGTAAAGGTCGAGATTGGGTCGGTATTTATGACGAATGTTGTCGGATTTTGTGGTTAGAAATCGACTATCTAAATGAAGGTCGAAATGCTGATACTTTCCGACGCAATTTTCGTAATTGTGATTGGGTAAAAGTGCCACGAGTTTCTTGGCAATATACCGCCCCCAGGGTTCTGACCTTAGAATATATTCCAGGGATTAAAATCAGCAATTATGAAGCCTTGGAAGCATCAGGACTCGATCGCAAAGAACTCGCCCAAATGGGAGCTAAAGCTTATTTACAACAACTCCTAAATCATGGCTTTTTCCATGCCGATCCCCACCCCGGTAATATTGCCGTTAGTCCCGGTGGCGAACTGATTTTTTATGATTTTGGCATGATGGGACAAATTACCTCTAATCTGCGGGAAAAACTCATGGAAACCCTATTTGGGATTACTCAAAAAGATGGGGATCGGGTGATGAAATCCTTGATTGCGGTCGGAGCACTCGCACCAACGGGGGATATGGGGCCAGTGCGTCGGTCGATTCAATATATGTTGGATAACTTTATGGATCAACCCTTTGAAAATCAATCCATTGCCTCCATCAGTGATGATCTTTATGAAATTGCTTATGACCAACCCTTTCGATTTCCCGCAACCTTTACCTTTGTAATGCGGGCATTTTCCACCTTAGAAGGAGTAGGAAAAGGACTCGACCCCGAATTTAACTTTATGGAGGTGGCACAGCCGTTTGCCATACAACTTATGTCTGATGGAAATCTGCCCAATACCGCCAATAGTATTTTTAATGAAATCAGCCGCCAAGCGGTTCAAGTCAGTTCCTCGGCTTTGGGTTTACCGGGACGCATTGAAGATACCCTGGAAAAACTCGAACAGGGAGATATCCGAATGCGGGTTCGTCTGGCGGAAACCGACCGGGTATTAAGACGGGTGAGCAATGTCCAAATGGGAACAAATTACGCTGTCCTGATCAGTGCCTTCACTCTATCAGCTACACTGTTATTGATTAGTGATCAGGTGGGATTAGCTCTTGTTGTACTCTTCTTAGCATTGGCGATGGGGATTGCTTTCTTGAGATTGTTGCGACGGATTGATCGTTTGGATCGGATGATGTAA
- a CDS encoding helix-hairpin-helix domain-containing protein gives MSNLSVWFQKVPQWLYWSLFPVLGGLAIVYAGNKTKTQSWIYTGLGFVTAAFILSHSSLGGIVWVAQIITAIALRKEFLAKTFHDPLSGSNESHLIQLIAKHRAKIDINNCSKHDLVHGLDLPIVYANEIEEMKREGYNFTSLEELSELIGVPESTLQRIAPLVLFSFDINKEIHHSWRRLNVLSIDELVNLGLPINAAKIIALERQQRGGYKSFLDFKKRTQLPLHLYRHIL, from the coding sequence GTGTCCAATCTATCCGTATGGTTTCAGAAAGTCCCCCAGTGGTTATACTGGTCTTTATTTCCCGTATTAGGTGGTTTAGCCATTGTTTATGCGGGAAATAAAACCAAAACTCAATCTTGGATTTATACAGGTTTAGGGTTTGTTACTGCGGCTTTTATTTTATCCCATTCCTCCTTGGGGGGAATCGTTTGGGTCGCTCAAATTATCACAGCGATCGCTCTGAGAAAAGAATTTTTAGCTAAAACATTTCATGATCCACTATCGGGTTCAAATGAATCTCATCTGATCCAATTAATTGCTAAACATCGAGCTAAAATTGATATTAATAATTGTTCCAAACATGATTTAGTACATGGATTGGATTTACCGATTGTTTATGCTAATGAAATTGAAGAAATGAAACGGGAAGGTTATAATTTTACAAGTTTAGAAGAACTTTCGGAATTGATTGGTGTTCCTGAATCGACTTTGCAACGAATCGCACCGTTAGTTTTATTTAGTTTTGATATTAATAAAGAAATTCATCATTCCTGGCGTCGGTTAAATGTTTTATCTATTGATGAATTAGTGAATTTAGGGCTACCCATCAATGCAGCTAAAATTATCGCTTTAGAACGTCAACAACGAGGGGGTTATAAGTCTTTCCTTGATTTTAAAAAACGGACACAATTGCCATTACATCTCTATCGTCATATTTTATAA
- the priA gene encoding primosomal protein N', translating into MSSLTCDQSKFIVAESGASYYQNDSDNSAFGSEQFVEVLVYFGSSKIITDPKDVETPKLYTYRVPLQMNVQLGCIVSIPVRNQIKRGIVIQFINQLPPHWKSEEIKAILEIDQAYLPQHLCQLLTQISSYYQTELIDVIRTSLPPGLLSTPQLRIRLIKEVIPPGASELLRTSAKKILSLLLEQDNDLSWKEINEKVINAQQGQKDLLNRGWIELYSDDSNRPKPKLKAAISLTIDPFVVEKLHKRHREILIFLKNHGSEMWLSDFVKVCKTTHNTLKILAEKGYIEIEEREVLRLAQEIEQLPDQPKQLNHSQLKALEIINNLTGFSEALLHGVTGSGKTEVYLQAIAPVINQQKSVILLVPEIGLTPQLTDRVRARFGDQVLVYHSGFQTERYDTWRQMLTGTPYVIIGTRSAIFAPLPKLGLIILDEEHDSSFKQDQPSPCYHARKVAQWRAELENCPLILGSATPSLESWLEIKHKNQQNRFYLSLPERIQARPLPPIKIVDMRQELRQGNRSIFSYDLQTALHQLKATRQQGILFIHRRGHSTFVSCRSCGYVMECPHCDVSLAYHHEHPDAAQLLRCHYCNYSQLYPQRCPECDSPYFKHFGSGTQRVTEELNRLFPELKCIRFDSDTTSRKNAHRTLLTQFANGEADLLVGTQMLTKGLDLESVSLVGIVSADGLLHLSDYRASERAFQTLVQVAGRAGRGNDPGRVILQTYTPEHPVIQAVQRHDYESFVATELQQRQELNYPPYGRLILLRLSSFNQQDVEQTAQRLAEFLVENNPNSDFELLGPAPAPILRVANRYRWQILLKTSQDSSIILPKFSEFNSGSVYITIDIDPLHL; encoded by the coding sequence ATGTCTTCTTTGACTTGCGATCAATCTAAGTTTATTGTTGCTGAATCTGGTGCATCTTACTATCAGAATGATTCGGATAATTCTGCTTTTGGTTCAGAACAATTTGTTGAAGTATTAGTTTATTTTGGTTCTAGTAAAATAATAACAGATCCAAAAGATGTAGAGACACCAAAACTATACACTTATAGAGTGCCATTACAAATGAATGTGCAATTAGGGTGTATTGTGAGTATTCCTGTTAGGAATCAAATCAAAAGAGGAATAGTTATTCAATTTATTAATCAACTTCCTCCTCATTGGAAATCAGAAGAAATTAAAGCAATATTAGAGATTGATCAAGCCTATTTACCTCAACATTTATGCCAGCTACTTACACAAATCTCTAGTTATTATCAGACTGAACTCATTGATGTTATTCGCACCTCATTACCTCCAGGTTTATTAAGTACACCCCAACTGCGTATTCGTTTAATTAAAGAAGTTATTCCTCCAGGTGCTTCTGAACTTTTAAGAACATCTGCGAAAAAGATACTTTCCCTATTACTAGAACAAGATAATGATTTAAGTTGGAAAGAAATTAATGAAAAAGTAATTAATGCTCAACAAGGACAAAAAGATTTATTAAATCGAGGCTGGATTGAACTTTATTCGGATGATTCTAATCGCCCAAAACCTAAATTAAAAGCAGCTATCTCTTTAACTATTGATCCTTTTGTAGTAGAAAAGCTACATAAACGACATCGTGAAATTCTGATTTTTCTCAAGAATCACGGTAGTGAAATGTGGTTAAGTGATTTTGTAAAGGTTTGTAAGACAACTCATAATACTTTAAAAATTCTTGCAGAAAAAGGTTATATTGAAATTGAAGAAAGGGAAGTTTTAAGACTAGCTCAAGAAATAGAACAACTCCCAGATCAACCTAAACAACTTAATCATTCTCAATTAAAAGCTCTGGAAATTATTAACAATCTGACTGGATTTTCTGAAGCTTTATTACATGGCGTAACCGGATCAGGAAAAACAGAAGTTTATTTACAAGCGATCGCACCTGTTATAAACCAACAAAAATCAGTTATTCTCTTAGTACCCGAAATCGGTTTAACTCCACAACTTACTGATCGAGTTCGTGCGCGTTTTGGTGATCAAGTTTTAGTTTATCATAGTGGTTTTCAAACAGAACGTTATGACACTTGGCGACAAATGTTAACAGGGACACCCTATGTTATTATCGGAACTCGTTCTGCTATTTTCGCACCTTTACCGAAATTAGGATTAATTATTTTAGATGAAGAACATGATAGCAGTTTCAAACAAGATCAACCCTCTCCTTGTTATCATGCTCGAAAAGTTGCTCAATGGCGGGCTGAATTAGAAAATTGTCCCTTAATTTTAGGATCAGCAACTCCATCGTTAGAAAGTTGGTTAGAAATTAAACACAAAAACCAACAAAATCGGTTTTATTTATCCCTTCCCGAACGCATTCAAGCGCGACCCCTTCCCCCAATTAAAATCGTTGATATGCGTCAAGAATTGCGTCAGGGAAATCGATCTATTTTTAGTTATGATTTACAAACCGCCCTACATCAATTAAAAGCAACTCGTCAACAAGGGATATTATTTATTCATCGTCGGGGACATAGTACCTTTGTTTCCTGTCGGAGTTGTGGTTATGTGATGGAATGTCCCCATTGTGATGTTTCCCTCGCTTATCATCACGAACATCCCGACGCCGCCCAACTTTTAAGATGTCATTATTGTAATTATAGTCAACTCTATCCCCAACGCTGTCCTGAGTGTGACTCTCCTTATTTTAAACATTTTGGCAGTGGAACGCAACGGGTGACAGAAGAATTAAATCGTTTATTTCCTGAGTTAAAATGTATTCGGTTTGATAGTGATACCACCTCTCGAAAAAATGCTCATCGTACTCTATTAACTCAATTTGCGAATGGAGAAGCCGATTTATTAGTCGGAACTCAAATGTTAACTAAAGGATTAGATTTAGAGTCTGTGAGTTTAGTGGGAATTGTATCAGCAGATGGGTTATTACATTTATCAGATTATCGCGCCAGTGAACGGGCTTTTCAAACCTTAGTACAAGTCGCAGGACGGGCGGGACGAGGGAATGATCCAGGGCGAGTGATTCTACAAACCTACACCCCCGAACACCCCGTTATTCAAGCGGTACAACGTCATGATTATGAATCTTTTGTCGCCACAGAATTACAACAGCGACAGGAGTTAAATTATCCGCCCTATGGTCGTTTAATATTATTACGGTTAAGTAGTTTTAATCAGCAAGATGTTGAACAAACCGCCCAAAGATTAGCAGAATTTTTAGTAGAAAATAATCCTAATTCTGATTTTGAATTATTAGGCCCCGCCCCCGCCCCTATTCTCAGGGTCGCTAACCGTTATCGCTGGCAAATTCTGCTCAAAACCTCTCAAGATTCTTCTATTATTTTACCTAAGTTCTCTGAGTTTAATTCGGGTTCTGTTTATATTACAATTGATATTGATCCTCTGCATTTGTAG
- a CDS encoding PP2C family protein-serine/threonine phosphatase has product MKRYFAGMTDTGNVRNVNQDAYYIDPEGRFFIVADGMGGHAGGQEASLMATQTIKEYILEHWDSSDQSPILLKNAFVAANNAILKDQQKHPERSDMGTTGVVALFREDEENPWFANVGDSRLYRLRGHQLQQITEDQTWVAQAVKRNALTPDEARTHPWRHVLSQCLGREDLAEISIDQMDVQPGDRLLLCSDGLTEELADTIIASNLKSIRACETAATALIKAAKDREGRDNITVIIIAVGSLDS; this is encoded by the coding sequence ATGAAACGTTATTTCGCTGGGATGACGGATACAGGCAATGTTCGCAACGTCAACCAAGATGCTTACTATATTGATCCTGAAGGCCGTTTTTTCATTGTCGCTGATGGCATGGGTGGACACGCCGGAGGTCAAGAGGCGAGTTTGATGGCTACTCAAACCATTAAAGAATACATCCTTGAGCATTGGGATAGTTCTGATCAATCCCCCATTCTGCTCAAAAATGCGTTTGTAGCTGCCAATAACGCCATTTTAAAGGATCAGCAAAAACATCCTGAACGCTCGGATATGGGAACAACGGGGGTTGTAGCTTTATTCCGCGAAGATGAGGAGAATCCTTGGTTTGCCAATGTCGGAGATTCCCGTTTATATCGTTTACGCGGACATCAGTTACAACAAATTACCGAAGATCAAACTTGGGTGGCTCAAGCGGTGAAACGCAATGCCTTAACTCCTGATGAAGCTCGGACTCATCCTTGGCGTCATGTTCTGTCTCAGTGTTTGGGACGCGAAGATCTGGCGGAAATTAGTATTGATCAGATGGATGTCCAGCCGGGAGATCGCCTGTTATTATGCAGTGATGGGTTGACCGAAGAACTCGCCGATACGATCATTGCTTCTAATCTCAAATCGATCCGAGCTTGTGAAACAGCAGCCACTGCTTTAATCAAAGCCGCCAAAGATCGGGAGGGACGGGACAATATTACGGTGATTATTATAGCGGTGGGCTCCTTAGACAGTTAA
- a CDS encoding Uma2 family endonuclease, whose protein sequence is MALTAQQIADLMPDTSQLESDEPEMESSLHYLQLALLVSGLDWLWRDREDYFIGANLTVYYSQQQLKNREFRGPDFFVAKNTAKRPRRSWVVWQEDGKYPDIIIELLSDSTAKVDRQEKKILYQNRFRTPEYFWFSPEDLELAGFRLSGEDYQPILINELGLLWSDVLGLNLGIYNNQLRYFSPEGELIPTPEEAALQAQTFAETERQRAEQECQRAEQERQRAETEHQRAETEHQRAETERQRAERLAEQLRALGINPD, encoded by the coding sequence ATGGCACTAACGGCTCAACAGATCGCAGACTTAATGCCGGATACCAGTCAATTAGAAAGTGATGAACCGGAGATGGAAAGTTCTTTACATTATTTACAATTAGCTTTATTGGTTTCTGGTTTAGATTGGCTCTGGCGAGATCGAGAGGATTATTTTATTGGGGCTAATTTAACCGTTTATTATAGTCAACAACAACTCAAAAATCGAGAATTTAGAGGCCCAGATTTTTTTGTTGCCAAAAATACAGCCAAACGTCCGCGTCGGTCTTGGGTCGTTTGGCAAGAAGACGGTAAATATCCTGATATCATTATCGAATTGCTCTCAGATTCTACCGCTAAAGTTGATCGACAAGAAAAGAAAATTCTCTATCAAAATCGGTTTAGAACCCCTGAATATTTCTGGTTTTCTCCCGAAGATTTAGAATTAGCTGGATTTCGCTTAAGCGGGGAAGACTATCAACCCATTTTGATTAATGAATTGGGGTTATTATGGAGTGATGTATTAGGGTTAAATTTGGGAATTTATAACAATCAATTGCGTTATTTTAGTCCAGAAGGTGAATTAATTCCCACTCCAGAAGAAGCCGCACTCCAAGCTCAAACTTTCGCAGAAACCGAACGTCAACGGGCTGAACAGGAATGTCAACGAGCCGAACAGGAACGTCAACGAGCCGAAACCGAACATCAACGGGCCGAAACCGAACATCAACGGGCCGAAACCGAACGTCAACGAGCCGAACGTTTAGCCGAACAACTGAGAGCATTGGGGATTAATCCCGACTAA